From the genome of Primulina eburnea isolate SZY01 chromosome 12, ASM2296580v1, whole genome shotgun sequence, one region includes:
- the LOC140808172 gene encoding heavy metal-associated isoprenylated plant protein 19 produces MAGKARCMVMRVNLDCNACCRKMRRILLNMKEIETHLIEKQQYKVSVCGRFDPANVAIKIRKKMKRRVEILEIQELSNVDNGFVDEMHHFLPQPVSGTLLYN; encoded by the exons ATGGCAGGAAAG GCTCGTTGCATGGTGATGAGGGTCAACCTAGACTGCAATGCTTGTTGCAGAAAAATGAGAAGAATCCTCCTAAATAtgaaag AAATAGAGACACATCTGATAGAGAAACAACAATACAAGGTAAGCGTTTGTGGGAGATTTGATCCCGCGAATGTGGCCATAAAGATAAGAAAGAAGATGAAGAGACGGGTGGAGATTCTTGAAATTCAAGAGTTGAGCAATGTGGACAATGGATTTGTAGATGAAATGCATCATTTTCTACCACAACCTGTGTCAGGAACTTTGTTGTATAACTAG